One window of the Amycolatopsis mediterranei genome contains the following:
- a CDS encoding SDR family oxidoreductase, with protein sequence MSTPTESRVAIVTGGSRGIGRQVAERLAADGMAVVVDYAGNEKEATATVDAVTARGGRAIAVRADVADPAAVAELFDTAERTYGGVDVVAHLAGVMNPPTPIADTDFEVLDRVHRTNIRGTFAVAQQAARRVRDGGAVITTSTSVLGLNLPGYGIYNATKGAVEAITMILARELRGRDITVNTVAPGPTATALFLDGKDEETIARMAEQPPLERLGQPEDIAEVVAFLAGPARWVNGQVLRANGGIV encoded by the coding sequence ATGAGCACCCCCACCGAGTCCCGCGTCGCCATCGTCACCGGCGGCTCCCGCGGCATCGGCCGCCAGGTCGCCGAGCGGCTGGCCGCCGACGGCATGGCGGTCGTCGTCGACTACGCGGGCAACGAGAAGGAGGCCACGGCCACCGTCGATGCCGTCACCGCGCGCGGTGGCCGGGCGATCGCGGTCCGCGCCGACGTGGCCGACCCGGCCGCGGTCGCTGAGCTGTTCGACACCGCGGAACGCACGTACGGCGGCGTGGACGTCGTCGCCCACCTGGCCGGCGTGATGAACCCGCCGACCCCGATCGCCGACACCGACTTCGAGGTCCTCGACCGCGTGCACCGCACCAACATCCGCGGCACGTTCGCGGTGGCCCAGCAGGCCGCGCGGCGGGTGCGCGACGGCGGCGCGGTGATCACCACCTCGACGTCGGTGCTCGGGCTGAACCTGCCCGGCTACGGCATCTACAACGCGACGAAGGGTGCGGTCGAGGCGATCACCATGATCCTGGCCCGCGAGCTGCGCGGCCGCGACATCACCGTGAACACCGTCGCGCCCGGCCCGACGGCGACCGCGCTGTTCCTCGACGGCAAGGATGAGGAGACCATCGCCCGGATGGCCGAGCAGCCGCCGCTCGAGCGGCTCGGGCAGCCGGAGGACATCGCCGAGGTCGTCGCGTTCCTGGCCGGTCCGGCGCGCTGGGTGAACGGCCAGGTGCTGCGCGCGAACGGCGGCATTGTCTGA